From one Lolium rigidum isolate FL_2022 chromosome 4, APGP_CSIRO_Lrig_0.1, whole genome shotgun sequence genomic stretch:
- the LOC124706721 gene encoding histone H3.2 produces the protein MARTKQTARKSTGGKAPRKQLATKAARKSAPATGGVKKPHRFRPGTVALREIRKYQKSTELLIRKLPFQRLVREIAQDFKTDLRFQSSAVSALQEAAEAYLVGLFEDTNLCAIHAKRVTIMPKDIQLARRIRGERA, from the coding sequence ATGGCCCGCACGAAGCAGACGGCCCGCAAGTCGACCGGCGGCAAGGCCCCTCGCAAGCAGCTGGCCACCAAGGCGGCGCGCAAGTCCGCCCCGGCCACCGGCGGCGTGAAGAAGCCGCACCGCTTCAGGCCCGGCACCGTGGCGCTGCGCGAGATCCGCAAGTACCAGAAGAGCACGGAGCTGCTCATCCGCAAGCTGCCCTTCCAGCGCCTCGTGCGCGAGATCGCGCAGGACTTCAAGACCGACCTCCGGTTCCAGTCCTCCGCCGTGTCGGCGCTGCAGGAGGCCGCCGAGGCGTACTTGGTCGGGTTGTTTGAGGATACCAACCTCTGCGCCATCCACGCCAAGCGCGTCACCATCATGCCCAAGGATATCCAGCTCGCGCGCCGCATCAGGGGCGAGAGGGCCTAG
- the LOC124649073 gene encoding uncharacterized protein LOC124649073, which translates to MGGSRRKFKRSRTKVRVGLPRKKPREFKPAFDLPEALAASAAAAAKHDGGHAPSWDAEGTVVKNYAAFGVVSNPNLLGAHSRGTARLVQSEDLQNPKLEEIRAATVEFGHIDNGSEDECDDLKSALGKKRRDGKSAPLEPLTKVQRICIGRLIEKYGDNYKAMFMDTKLNAMQHSVGTLKKLCERYHVCGKSFLYPL; encoded by the exons ATGGGGGGCTCGCGGCGCAAGTTCAAGCGctcccgcaccaaggtgcgcgtcgGGTTGCCGCGCAAGAAGCCGCGCGAGTTCAAGCCGGCCTTCGACCTGCCCGAGGcgctcgccgcctccgccgccgccgccgccaaacatGACGGCGGCCATGCCCCGAGCTGGGACGCGGAAGGCACCGTGGTGAAGAACTACGCCGCCTTCGGGGTGGTGTCCAACCCTAACCTGCTCGGCGCTCACTCCCGCGGCACGGCGCGCCTCGTCCAGAGCGAGGACCTGCAGAACCCCAAACTCGAAGAAAttcgcgccgccaccgtcgagttCGGGCACATCGACAACGGAAGCGAAGACGAGTGCGATG ATCTAAAATCTGCACTTGGGAAGAAAAGGAGGGATGGCAAATCTGCGCCTTTGGAGCCGTTGACTAAAGTTCAACGTATTTGTATTGGCAGATTAATAGAGAAGTATGGTGATAACTACAAG GCCATGTTCATGGATACCAAGCTGAACGCGATGCAGCACTCAGTAGGTACATTGAAGAAGCTCTGCGAAAGATACCATGTTTGTGGCAAGAGTTTCCTCTATCCTTTGTAG